The region ATAATAAAGCTGTCTTTACAGGGTGGCTGTGAAAGAAGATGTCTGAAAGGGATCTGAAAAATGTTAAGTATTGCACGAATGAATGATGAGATAACCCCTTCCCCCCCAGCCTATAATAAAAACGTAAAAGCTGatatcagatttttttctatattacagGCATTGTACTTAGTACTTTACAGGCACATTCCTGCAATCGTCAAAACAACTTTAGGAGGTTGGGcactgttattatccccactttgcaGACAAAAAACGATATcacgcttgagccccggaggtcgaggctgcagtgagccatgttcgcggcactgtactccaacctgggcgagagagtgagaccctgtctcaaaaacaaaaagaaaaaaaacgatCTCAGAGAGATGAAGCCTGTGATTTGCTCAAACTCACACAGTGATGTAAGCAGTATAGCAAATAATATAAGATTCCAAAGCCCAAGTTAGTAAAAAGAGGATTATAGACGTGGTGGAACCTGTTGGCTGCGGGGCAAATGACTGACCTGTAACTGTCAGGGATTTATGGAGGGAAATGAGTGCCTAACAAAAATCCTCGTTTAGTGGGAGAGAGGTTGTTGGGTAATGACTGACTTGTAGCTGGAAGAAATCATcggatttttattcttttattaaagaaaaaaatttgaaatgccttccatgtgccaagcactgtgtcaGGTGGGAGATGACAGCTCGGTGAAACCTCTGTCAGGCTGTCTTCCTCCGCTTTCTCTACCCCTGGATCTCCCCCTGCCTAAAAAGGATTTTGTGCTTCGTGGCTTGTCCAGGCAAGCAGGCCATCGCGGGACCTAGACCGAGACAGTGAGTCTCTCTTTCTTCCGGGCCTCCCTTCTGTTTCCTGGGCTGCAGGGGAGCACGAAATCTGGGGCGAGATTCCCGCCGCGGACGCGCACTGCCGAAGCCTGGTCCCTCGACCTGTCCCTGCCCAGCGCGGGGGCGCAACCGCCACgcctcctcacccctccctccGGCTGCACGAATAATGACAACCGCCGCCCCTCCCACCTTTGGCGTCACGTTCAAAACAACCCTTTGACTACAACTCCCAGAAGGCCGAGCGGCTTAGCGAGTGCACCCGCTCTCGGCTGCTCCGGCAAACTACACATCCCAAAGGGCAGCGCGCGATCGCGTGTCCTTTCACAGCGCAAGTGAGGAACTGCGTTTGTTTCCGGCGTGGGTCCGGGCAAGAACCGCTTGTAGTTTGGTTTAAGTTCTGCACGGGAGGACCTTCTGAGTTTACCTGTTGGGCTCCTGGCTGCGCAGGTGAGTTAAAAAAAGGGCAGGAACACAACTGTCGCCTCCTTGGGGTCTGGGGAGATTTTGGTGTCTGGGGAGATTTTGGTGTCTGGGAAGGTTGGGACAAATGCTGAAGCTAGAGCTGCAGTCCAGGATCAGAAATAATTCATATCGTTTCCTTGCCGTTTTCTAGTTTACGAAgtgcttttttttcctcccacaaTTCCTGTAAACCCCAAGAACAACACTGTATTTGAGGAAGTGTAAGTGCTTCCAGTCGACAGCTTCaaaggttcagagaagttaagtgattgTCTAAAGACACTACTAGTAGTTACAGAGACGAGGATTAGGCTGTTTTCTGAGTTCAGACCCGGTGTCCTCTGCTTTGCATCCGTATTTCAGACGCCCTTTCCTGTTGACTAGTATGATTGGGGTCAGGGCATCTGTTACCTTCTCAAGTTTGGAGTTTACCAACAGAGTGATGGAGGGTGCTATAATTAAATCTTCTGTCAGTCTGTAGGTATGGTTTTTCTCTGATGTCTGAGACATTAATTCACTCAATGTATTGAGGTGCCTACAGTCTGTCAAGCTCTATTCTAAGCAGTATACAGTATCAAACAAAAATGCCTAAGTCTTACattttggggtgggggaggcgGGGAAGACACAATATATAGTGAGACAGATGGTGATAAGAAATATGGAGAGAATTAAAGCAAGGTAAGGGGAAACattcattgtatgtttttattatttatttatttatttgtttattttattttattttttttgagacagagccttggtctgtcacccagggcgggagtacagtagcatgatctcgcctcactgcaaccctgcaacctcgacttcctgggttcaagcgattctcctgactcagtctcctgagtagctgggactacaggcgcccaccattatgcctggctaatttttgtattttttagtaaatactgagatttcaccatgttggccaagctggtcttgaactcctgacctcaggtgatccacccgctttggcctcccaaagtgctggaattacaggcgtgagccaccaggactggccaatatttgcattttttgtacagacggggtttcaccacgttgcccaggctggtcttgtactcctgagctcaggggatctgcccaactcagcgccccaaagtgctgaaattacaggcctaagccactgtgcctggcccattggatgatttttttttttttttgagatggagtcttgctctgttgcccaggctggcatgcagcggcgcaatctcgggtcactgcagcctctgccacctgggttcaagcgattctccttccttggcctcccgaagagctgggattacaggcaccctccaccatgcctggctaattttttttttgtacgtttagtagagacagggtttcaccatgttggccaggctagtcttgaactcctgacctcaaatgatccagccacctcggcttcccaaagtgctgggattacaggcgtgagccaccatgcctggccccattgGATGTTTTTGTAACAGAAGACTGACTTATAATTAGATCTGATATTTAATTTGTGTTCTAGGCACAGCAGCTACACAGAAGAGATGGGAGAAGAGGCTAATGATGACAAGAAGCCAACCACTAAATTTGAACTAGAGCGAGAAACAGAACTTCGCTTTGAGGTGGAGGCATCTCAGTCAGTTCAGTTGGAGTTGTTGACTGGCATGGCAGAGATCTTTGGCACAGAGCTGACCCGAAACAAGAAATTCACCTTTGATGCTGGTGCCAAGGTGGCTGTTTTCACTTGGCATGGCTGTTCTGTGCAACTGAGCGGCCGCACTGAGGTGGCTTATGTCTCCAAGGACACTCCTATGTTGCTTTACCTCAACACTCACACAGCCTTGGAACAGATGCGGAGGCAAGCGGAAAAGGAAGAAGAGCGAGGTCCCCGAGTGATGGTAGTGGGTCCCACTGATGTGGGCAAGTCTACAGTGTGTCGCCTTCTGCTCAACTATGCAGTGCGTTTGGGCCGCCGTCCCACTTATGTGGAGCTGGATGTGGGCCAGGGTTCTGTGTCCATCCCTGGTACCATGGGGGCCCTCTACATCGAGCGGCCTGCAGATGTCGAAGAGGGTTTCTCTATCCAGGCCCCTCTGGTGTATCATTTTGGTTCCACCACTCCTGGCACTAACATCAAGCTTTATAATAAGGTCAGAGCCAGAGAaaggtggggtggagggaagggCTGCTATCAGGGTAGGAAACTGGGGAAGTTTACTAGTTAACACTGCATTTTCTCAGCTGGTATTTCTGCTGCATTACTTTAGAAAGGCAATTCCAAATATGTCAGTCTCAGATTGTTAAACATTTCTGTGGATCTATTCTCAGTAATTTGTTAGATTTTCACTTAGGGCATAAAACAGGAGGCAGAAGCagcaacataaaaattaaatccaTGTTATGGTGTCAAAactacagccattaaaaatgtcattttttcaggctgggtgcagtggctcatgcctgtaatcccacaatttgggaggctgaggcgggtggatcacctgaggtcaggagttggagagcagcctggccaacatggtgaaacctcgtctctactaaaaatacaaaaagtagctgggcatggtggctggtgcctgtaatcccagctgttcagagactgaggcaggagaatcacttgaacgcaggaggtggaggttgcagtgagctgagatcgcgccactgcactccatcctgggcaacagagtgagactccatttcaaaaaaaaaaatcatttttcttatatctaatagcacttattctaaagaGGAACAAAGTAGCCATGGGTTTGTCTGGGTGTTTTTGTTCTTACCTCGATCCTCTCTTTTGCAGATTACATCTCGTTTAGCAGATGTGTTCAACCAAAGGTGTGAGGTGAACCGAAGGGCATCTGTGAGTGGCTGTGTCATTAACACCTGTGGCTGGGTCAAGGGCTCTGGTTACCAGGCTCTGGTGCATGCAGCCTCAGCTTTTGAGGTGGATGTCGTTGTTGTTCTGGATCAAGAACGACTGTACAATGAACTGAAACGGGACCTCCCCCACTTTGTACGCACTGTGCTGCTCCCTAAATCTGGGGGTGTGGTGGAGCGCTCCAAGGACTTCCGGCGGGAATGTAGGGATGAGCGTATCCGTGAGTATTTTTATGGATTCCGAGGCTGTTTCTATCCCCATGCCTTCAATGTCAAATTTTCAGATGTGAAAATCTACAAAGTTGGGGCACCCACCATCCCAGACTCCTGTTTACCTTTGGGCATGTCTCAAGAGGATAATCAGCTCAAGCTAGTACCTGTCACTCCTGGGCGAGATATGGTGCACCACCTACTGAGTGTTAGCACTGCCGAGGGTACAGAGGAGAACCTGTCCGAGACAAGTGTAGCTGGCTTCATTGTGGTGACCAGTGTGGACCTGGAGCATCAGGTGTTTACTGTTCTGTCTCCAGCCCCCCGCCCACTGCCTAAGAACTTCCTTCTCATCATGGATATCCGGTTCATGGATCTGAAGTAGAGATCAGCAGGAAGCCTTGCTGCCTGGGACATAGAGATCATCTGGCCACCCCTAGAGGCAGATGGGCTGAGATAAAAGACTGTTGGGGCCACCTGACCAGTAAACTGTGGACTAGTAGAAAGTTCATATTCTACCTCTAAAAACAGGTAGTGGTAACCTGACTCTTCCAATCTTGAACCAAAAGGAAAACCATGAGACTGTAATTGGTTTCTTAGACCACCTAAGATGCCACTTTGAATTCTCTAGGACCCTGGAgaattgcatttctttcactgtgctactatgtggtttttaaaaaatcagtgcttTATATTCCATATGTGGTTCTTACCCATTTATCTAGAATGAAAGTGTGAATTAGAGGGACTCCTTCCAATAAagttcaaacttaaaaaaaatcattttaataaatatttttgccatATCATAGAAGTtggcataatttatttttttcccctaagcgTTATAGAAACATCATTGGAATGATTTATTGCTAAAATGCTTGGAGGAGGGGAAAACCAAGAAACCTACCTGTGAGGCacgtcaggtttttttttttggttgttgttgttgttgttttttgtaagagtctcacactgtcacctgggctggagtatagtggcgcgatcttggctcactgcaacctctgcctcccaggttcaagtgattctcctgcctcagcctcccaaatagctggggttacaggtgcccgccaccatgcccagctaattttttgtattttttttagtagagacagggtttcactgtgttggccaggctggtctcaaactcctgacctcatgatttgcctgcctcggcctcccaaatgctgggattacaggtgtgagacactgtgcccggctgtgAGTTCTTATGATAGTTCCCCTTTCCTCTGCACTTAGGTAAGTAGATGGTAAATCTGCTGTCAGTGCTGGATTTACTGTGGGGAGTTAGAGGCTGGTGATAATCTTGGAATGAGATTTCATATCTAATCATTTTCCAGAGATAGCTCATTTTCCTTCCAGTACAGCTATCCTTCTTGTCTATTTGATTGGAACTAGGCCCTAAGTCAAAGTGTAACTTAAGCTTTCAGGTGGTAAGAAACTGGGAAAGCCCATTCTTTTTGATCTCTTGCAAATGACTGTTTGGTGTCCCTGGTTTGCACTTGGATTACTTAAGTATCTGATGCCATTCATCCATTCGttcttttcataaatgtttaGTGAGGACCGACTGTTTGTCAGGAGCCACTCTAGATGGGGAACAAGATAGACAAAAGTTTTATGGAGCTTACATTAtagaataaacaaatttaaaaaggcaaGTGCTATGCAGAGACTTAAATTTGGGGGATATGAGACGAGTGACTGGAGGCTACTTTAGATTGGGTGGTCAGGAAAGGCCCTTCCTGAGCATACATTTTGGGCTAAGACTTGAATGGCTGTGTGAAGTCTAGGGCAAAACCTTCCTGGTGAAGAAAAACTGCAAAACCCTAATAAAGGAACAAGCTTGATGAGTTTGGTGAAGAGAAAAGCCAGTGTGGTTGAAGCTTAGTGAACCAAGAAAAACTGTACAAGATGAGGCTGGAGGGGGCAGCAAAGACCAGATAATGTAGGGCTTTTGTAAACCAGGGTGAAGAATGGATTTTTTGGCCCAGGTGCCGTGGGTGGTGGCCATGCCTTTaaccccagccactcaggaggctaagaatcccttgaacccaagaggtggaggtgcagaaagccgagattgcatcactgcattccagtctaggtgacagaaggacactctgtctcaaaaaaaaaaaggattttttatttctttttaagagatagggatctcagccgggcgtggtggctcatgcctgtaatcccagcactttgggaggctgaggtgggtggatcacttggggtcaggggttcgagaccagcctgaccaacatggtgaaaccccatctctactaaaaatgcaaaaaaaatttagtcgagcgtggtggcacatgcttgtaatcccagttacttgggaggttgaggcaggagaattgcttgaacccgggaggtggaggttgctgtgagccaagatcacgccactgcactccagcctaggcaataagagcgaaactctgactcaaaaaaaaaaaaaaaaaagagatgcgggggggggtctcactatgttgcccaagctggctttgaacttctgggcttaagtgatccgtccaccttagtctcctgagtagctgggactacaggctcatgccacggCACCTGGTTTAAGAATGGATTT is a window of Gorilla gorilla gorilla isolate KB3781 chromosome 9, NHGRI_mGorGor1-v2.1_pri, whole genome shotgun sequence DNA encoding:
- the CLP1 gene encoding polyribonucleotide 5'-hydroxyl-kinase Clp1, whose amino-acid sequence is MGEEANDDKKPTTKFELERETELRFEVEASQSVQLELLTGMAEIFGTELTRNKKFTFDAGAKVAVFTWHGCSVQLSGRTEVAYVSKDTPMLLYLNTHTALEQMRRQAEKEEERGPRVMVVGPTDVGKSTVCRLLLNYAVRLGRRPTYVELDVGQGSVSIPGTMGALYIERPADVEEGFSIQAPLVYHFGSTTPGTNIKLYNKITSRLADVFNQRCEVNRRASVSGCVINTCGWVKGSGYQALVHAASAFEVDVVVVLDQERLYNELKRDLPHFVRTVLLPKSGGVVERSKDFRRECRDERIREYFYGFRGCFYPHAFNVKFSDVKIYKVGAPTIPDSCLPLGMSQEDNQLKLVPVTPGRDMVHHLLSVSTAEGTEENLSETSVAGFIVVTSVDLEHQVFTVLSPAPRPLPKNFLLIMDIRFMDLK